The genome window ATTAAAGCTATGATTACACCTACTAAAGGATCTAAAATTGGATAACCTAACTGAGAACCTATAACTCCAATTAAAATAGCTATACATGAAAATATATCTACTTTTTGATGATTACCATCTGCTATAAGGGCCGGACTGTTAATTTTCTTCCCAGTTCTTATTAAATAGGTAGTCATAGTGTAATTAATGAATATTCCAATAAGTGCCATGATAGCAGCAATCTTATCTGGAGGAGTTATAACTTCCCCTAATGCTATTTTAGTATAAACACCAGATATTATTTCATAGGCCACAATTACCAAAAAAACAACAATTATAAGACCAACCAGGGCTTCTGCTTTACCATGACCATATGGATGATCTTCATCTGCAGGTCTCATCCCTATTTTAAAACCTACAAATGCTATAATTGAAGTTATCACATCAGATAATGTGTGAAAACCCTCTGCAACCAGTGCTGTACTTCCAGATAAAAGCCCCACAGTTATATTGAATATTGTAAGAAATATATTTCCAAATATGGCCACATATGAAGCTTTTTTACCTATTTTTTCTCTTTTAATACCTTCCAAGAATTCTCACCACAATTTTTATTATTCTATAACGATTGGTTTTGATATTAGTTAACTTAATTGGTGTAACTTTTAACAATTATTTTTGTTTTTATTAATATGCATATCCATTGACTCAATGGGATATTCAGGATGATTTATTAGACTTATTAAAAATTTTCATTTTAAATGTTTATTTTTTCTAAACGATCCATTGCAGATTCTATTTCAGAATAAGACACTGCATAAGACATTCTCACATGTTCTGACCCAGCTTTTCCAAATGCCTCTCCTGGAACAGTTACTACTTCATTTGCCAAGGCTTTGGATACGAATTCTTGAGAATCTTTAACATAGGGAAATGTGTAGAATGCTCCTTCTGGTAACTTGCATTCCCATCCCATTTCATTCAATCGACCCACCATTAAGTCTCTTCTTCGCTTAAACTCCCCAACCATTTCATCTACACAATTTTGAGGCCCTTCAATGGCAGCAAGTGCTGCTTTTTGAGATATGGAACTGGCGCAAGCGGTATTGTATTGGTGAATCTTAAGTAATTCTTCAAGGATATCTTCTCTGGCAGCCACATAGGCCACTCTAAAACCGGTCATGGCATAAGTTTTCGAGAAACCATTTATAACAATAGCATTATCTGTGAATTCACCAGGGCTGTGATGTTTTGTCCTGTATGTTATTTTTTCATAGATTTCATCAGATATAATGAAAATATCGTTATCTTCAGCAAGTTTACAAATCTTTTTAATTTCCGCTCTATTCATTACACTCCCTGTGGGATTGGAAGGCGAATTTAGGATTATGGCCTTTGTTTTAGAAGTTATTTTATTTTCAACATCTTCTGCGCTCATTCTAAAATCATTTTCCATTTTTAGAGGTATGGGATTACCCTCTGAAATTTTAATAACCGCATCATAGGCTAAAAACCCCGGATCTGGAATTAAAACTTCGTCTCCTTTATTTATTAATGCCTGAGCACACATGTATAACGCTTCGCTGGCTCCTACAGTAACTATTATGGATTCTGGATCTTTCTGAATATTATTTTCAGCATTTAATTTTTTAGAAATGCCCTCTCTCAGTTCTAAGATTCCTTTATTAGATGTATAATGGGTAAATCCTTCATCTAGAGCTTCAATCACGGCCTGTCTTATATGTTGTGGTGTATCAAAATCAGGTTCACCTATACCTAAATTTATTGCATTTTCACTACAAACCTCAAACATCTTTCTTATTTGAGATAACTGGATTGATTTAACTCTATTTGCTGGATTAATCATTATATCAACTCTATTAGCTTATAAATTCATTTTTCATGTTAAATATTGAAATATAGCTTTTTTTCAATAGTTTTATGGTATTAATTGTATTCTTAAATATTAAAAATTTATTTAATTTTTATATTTTCACTTATTAATTTCAGTTAATTTTCAGCTATTAAATTAAGTAATTTAGAACTATTTTTTATTTACATGACCCACAATTGTAACATGGAGATTCTTCACACCAAGGTGTTTCTGCACCATCCATTAGTTTTAAATATTCTTTCTTAAGGAAATCATCTTTTAAACCAATATCTATATTATCCCATGGTAATTTAGTTTCCATATCCTTAGGAGATGTGAATTTATTCCATTCTTTTATAGGAATTTTTTTTATCAAGGATTTTTCAATCATAGGTCCTATTTCAGAGCTCCCATTTGACAAAACATGTTGAATTAGGCCTATTCTCGGACTTTCAATTTTTAAAGGAGTATTTTTGAGATTAGATTTTAAAAAATTGATTTTTGATTTCATTAATTTTAAATCATAGCCCTCCCATTGCAAAGGGGT of Methanobacteriales archaeon HGW-Methanobacteriales-1 contains these proteins:
- a CDS encoding cation transporter, whose product is MEGIKREKIGKKASYVAIFGNIFLTIFNITVGLLSGSTALVAEGFHTLSDVITSIIAFVGFKIGMRPADEDHPYGHGKAEALVGLIIVVFLVIVAYEIISGVYTKIALGEVITPPDKIAAIMALIGIFINYTMTTYLIRTGKKINSPALIADGNHQKVDIFSCIAILIGVIGSQLGYPILDPLVGVIIALIIIYTAFHMGKDNVNIIMGKVSSSKIINDVKISALDLECVKGVHDIKINNMGPYVSVELHIELNKDLKLEKAHEIAHDVEQKIINGIASVKMVNVHSCPTEVICKKEKI
- a CDS encoding aspartate aminotransferase → MINPANRVKSIQLSQIRKMFEVCSENAINLGIGEPDFDTPQHIRQAVIEALDEGFTHYTSNKGILELREGISKKLNAENNIQKDPESIIVTVGASEALYMCAQALINKGDEVLIPDPGFLAYDAVIKISEGNPIPLKMENDFRMSAEDVENKITSKTKAIILNSPSNPTGSVMNRAEIKKICKLAEDNDIFIISDEIYEKITYRTKHHSPGEFTDNAIVINGFSKTYAMTGFRVAYVAAREDILEELLKIHQYNTACASSISQKAALAAIEGPQNCVDEMVGEFKRRRDLMVGRLNEMGWECKLPEGAFYTFPYVKDSQEFVSKALANEVVTVPGEAFGKAGSEHVRMSYAVSYSEIESAMDRLEKINI